Proteins encoded within one genomic window of Oncorhynchus nerka isolate Pitt River linkage group LG9b, Oner_Uvic_2.0, whole genome shotgun sequence:
- the LOC115114871 gene encoding SUN domain-containing ossification factor-like isoform X2, whose amino-acid sequence MMKKRLWRVMSACLLVLLLCWHPTKYVSCTEQPPEAQTQSLKEDPGDRSHHKGVVQLEDGWGSQYVQHLSEEEVLPEGEEVETQQRGLAEEEGAGTPSTEVENKEHVQTLDLEDSEKEPETAEPEAEPETAEPEAEPETAEPEAEPETAEPETAEPETAEPETAEPEAEQPPPEPVVTQELQPTPTSDLFPLSSALNPVTEDPSMPHGSSSSVPEDTLSDVPVPEFSDTDLATDDCEAGETNPFDESWTCLSSGSNIQDQSPSLPVVLEKLNNAQGKGTKTDNTSHMLKERGLSSHIATEKDPNVATKDAEDIPTFDEWKKKILEKENTLATHISTNGGSHAVKKVQKNFNNYASVECGAKILGSNPEAKSTSAILMESMDHYMLNPCSNKIWFIIELCDPIQVKQLDIANFELFSSTPKDFLVSISDRYPTNKWVKLGTFHAREERTVQSFPLDEHLYAKYVKVELVSHHGSEHFCPLSLIRVFGTSMVEEYEEIADPLDRPDDQDDDLDYPPGYVPAEDKASNDLIGSAKDVILNMVNNIKVNVLGGGPGEGNFSGQTVNLTVVTSSDPDTTTLSPVPDAVEVEQPEVLEDPDVTTTEEPKPEHVTEEEQVVSPIEEEEVQSIVTMLEEEEDGREREEHRCPGHREKESLDYCGPSSSSSCSCSASLQEYLVHQCSFQRNYTSQERKPEATPAPVTPTTPSQQLPISPTPTQTPQHSHTQGEQPQEREPSSAHGEREARPTDTPPHLPWVETEAVEEVEPSMELPHLEPSQTSTLPRPSSTDTSSSAARPTPAVAPPLHTLSKDLPGQKHPITGAEKSQEVQQGEMRQPLTVASSSDPVEQSWGTPVEERPCPEVQPVEQDNIPVIHQPHVADPLPPPLLTTSTPTEQQQPLGSPLTPAGAGGGNTTPEEQNSVPVVVMTEPPSHGHGQAVATETKGEAELVEDIVFTPSPNGNGQQLPRPTSFQPPSPSPLDFYAELHNATEQWNGNPMHGSTSQKESVFMRLNNRIKALEMNMSLSGRYLEQLSQRYRRQMEEMQRAFNQTIIKLQNTSRKAEEQDQRQTESIHSLQGQLEDVTQLVLNLSVRVSQLQSQVTDRQSYLLLCLVLCLILGLLLCFQHCRMAAMQPPSTDPPITYSYCSPERRFSEYEDMSLKRRASYPLLHSDSFQLPTTEGAESLQTVEPINFPPANKKKRSKMKTVETLKSTAFCSPLLANRAPIYNSRGTIDPLPRTGHLRHPAFRDPPSEGSSEGSSQSEEPSFCGLAPATCTRLCDGLPPPRSRAEKLAFKPGRVDLLQGPRRDSSEATPTILTLQDLIGGEKELAAGRLGVMAL is encoded by the exons ATGATGAAGAAGAGATTGTGGCGAGTTATGTCAGCGTGCCTACTTGTGTTATTACTGTGTTG GCACCCCACTAAATATGTTAGCTGCACAGAGCAACCCCCAGAGGCTCAGACCCAGAGTCTGAAGGAAGATCCTGGCGACAGGTCCCATCACAAG GGTGTTGTTCAGTTAGAGGATGGCTGGGGGTCACAGTATGTCCAGCACCTATCTGAAGAGGAGGTGCtgccagagggagaggaggtggagacacAGCAGCGGGGCctagcagaggaggagggggcGGGGACTCCAAGCACTGAGGTGGAGAACAAGGAGCATGTTCAG ACGTTGGACCTGGAGGATTCTGAgaaggagccagagacagcagaaccagaggccgagccagagacagcagaaccagaggccgagccagagacagcagaaccagaggccgagccagagacagcagaacCAGAGACAGCAGAACCAGAGACAGCAGAACCAGAGACAGCAGAACCAGAGGCCGAGCAGCCACCTCCAGAGCCCGTTGTCACCCAAGAGCTGCAGCCAACACCCACCTCTGACCTATTCCCTCTATCCTCTGCCCTCAACCCCGTCACTGAAGACCCCTCCATGCCCCATGGCTCATCCTCTAGTGTACCAGAGGATACTTTGTCTGATGTCCCTGTACCGGAATTCAGCGATACTGATCTTGCCACAGACGACTGTGAAGCTGGAGAAACCAACCCCTTTGATGAATCCTGGACCTGCCTGAGTAGCGGCTCCAACATCCAGGACCAGAGTCCCAG TCTTCCTGTTGTCCTGGAGAAACTTAACAACGCTCAAGGAAAAGGCACCAAGACCGACAACACCTCCCACATGCTGAAAGAACGG GGCTTGAGCTCACACATCGCCACGGAGAAGGATCCTAATGTGGCAACCAAGGATGCGGAGGACATCCCCACCTTTGACGAGTGGAAGAAGAAAATTCTGGAGAAGGAGAACA CTCTGGCCACTCACATCTCCACCAACGGCGGCTCCCACGCTGTAAAGAAGGTGCAGAAGAACTTCAACAACTATGCCTCAGTGGAGTGTGGCGCCAAGATCCTGGGTTCTAACCCAGAGGCTAAG AGTACTTCAGCCATATTAATGGAGAGCATGGATCATTACATGTTAAACCCCTGCAGCAACAAGATCTG gttcatCATCGAGCTGTGCGATCCCATCCAGGTGAAGCAGTTGGACATTGCTAACTTTGAGCTCTTCTCCTCCACACCCAAAGACTTCCTGGTCTCCATCAGTGACAG GTACCCGACCAACAAGTGGGTGAAGCTGGGCACTTTTCATGCTCGGGAGGAGCGCACTGTTCAGAGTTTCCCTCTGGACGAGCACCTGTACGCCAAATATGTCAAG GTGGAGCTGGTCTCTCACCATGGATCTGAACACTTCTGCCCCCTTAGTCTCATAAG GGTTTTTGGAACGAGTATGGTGGAGGAGTATGAGGAGATCGCTGACCCCCTGGACAGACCAGACGACCAGGATGACGACCTCG ATTATCCTCCTGGATACGTTCCTGCAGAGGACAAGGCTTCAAATGACCTCATAGGATCAGCCAAGG ACGTCATTCTGAACATGGTGAACAACATTAAAGTCAACGTGCTGGGAGGAGGACCAGGTGAAGGGAACTTCTCAGGCCAGACAGTGAACCTGACTGTCGTTACATCATCTGACCCTGACACCACCACCCTCAGCCCAGT GCCTGACGCTGTAGAGGTGGAGCAGCCTGAAGTACTAGAGGACCCTGATGTCACTACCACAGAGGAACCCAAACCAGAGCATGTAACTGAAGAGGAGCAGGTAGTCTCTcctatagaggaggaggaggtccagTCTATAGTCACCAtgctggaggaggaagaggatgggagggagagagaggagcaccgTTGCCCTGGCCATCGAGAGAAAGAAAGCCTTGACTACTGTGgcccatcttcctcctcttcttgctCCTGCTCAGCCTCCCTCCAGGAGTACCTCGTTCACCAGTGTTCCTTTCAGAGAAACTATACCAGCcaggagaggaaaccagaggCTACTCCAGCTCCAGTCACCCCCACCACCCCGTCACAGCAGCTGCCCATCTCCCCCACGCCCACCCAGACACCCCAGCATTCACACACTCAGGGGGAACAACCCCAGGAGAGAGAGCCCAGCTCTGCCCATGGGGAGAGAGAAGCCAGGCCCACTGACACCCCACCACACCTTCCATGGGTTGAGACTGAGGCAGTGGAAGAGGTAGAGCCCAGTATGGAGCTGCCCCACCTAGAGCCCAGCCAGACCtccaccctgcccagacccagcTCCACCGACACCTCCAGCTCTGCCGCCAGGCCCACACCTGCCGTGGCGCCTCCACTCCACACCTTATCCAAAGACCTGCCTGGGCAGAAGCACCCCATCACTGGGGCAGAGAAAAGCCAGGAGGTGCAGCAGGGGGAGATGAGGCAGCCTCTCACTGTCGCCAGCTCCAGTGACCCAGTGGAGCAGAGCTGGGGAACCCCTGTAGAGGAGAGGCCCTGTCCTGAAGTCCAGCCTGTAGAACAAGACAACATCCCGGTCATCCACCAACCACATGTGGCTGATccactccccccacccctcctcactACCTCCACCCCCACAGAGCAGCAACAGCCTCTGGGATCCCCACTTACACCAGCGGGTGCCGGCGGCGGCAACACTACTCCTGAGGAGCAGAACTCTGTCCCCGTCGTGGTCATGACGGAGCCCCCCTCGCATGGCCATGGCCAGGCCGTGGCCACAGAAACCAAGGGGGAGGCGGAGCTTGTGGAGGACATTGTCTTCACCCCGTCGCCCAATGGCAACGGGCAGCAGCTGCCTCGCCCCACCTCCTTCCagcccccctctccttcccctttagACTTCTATGCAGAGCTCCACAACGCCACTGAGCAGTGGAACGGGAACCCGATGCACGGCTCCACCAGCCAGAAGGAGTCTGTGTTCATGAGGCTCAACAACCGAATCAAGGCCCTGGAGATGAACATGTCGCTGAGCGGACGCTACCTAGAGCAACTCAGCCAGAG GTACCGAAGGCAGATGGAAGAGATGCAGAGGGCTTTCAACCAAACCATCATCAAACTGCAGAACACATCCAGGAAGGCAGAGGAGCAG gaccagagacagacagagtccaTCCATTCGTTGCAGGGCCAACTGGAGGACGTCACACAGCTGGTGCTCAACCTGTCTGTGAGAGTCAGCCAGCTGCAGAGCCAG gtgacagacaggcagagtTACCTCCTGCTGTGCCTGGTGTTGTGTTTGATCCTGGGCCTTCTGCTGTGTTTCCAGCACTGTCGCATGGCTGCCATGCAGCCTCCCTCCACAGACCCTCCTATAACCTACAGCTACTGCTCCCCAGAGAG gCGGTTCTCTGAATATGAAGACATGAGCTTGAAGAGACGAGCCTCATATCCTCTCCTGCACTCTGATTCCTTCCAGTTACCTACCACTGAAG GTGCAGAGTCACTGCAAACTGTTGAACCAATCAATTTTCCACCAGCTAATAAAAAG AAACGCAGTAAGATGAAGACCGTGGAGACCCTGAAGAGCACTGCTTTCTGTTCTCCTTTGCTTGCTAACCGAGCACCCATATATAACAGCCGTGGCACCATAGACCCTCTACCCCGCACGGGGCATCTCCGCCACCCTGCCTTCAGGGACCCCCCCTCTGAGGGCAGCTCTGAGGGCTCCTCCCAGTCAGAAGAGCcctccttctgtggcctcgctCCTGCCACCTGCACGCGCCTCTGTGACGGCCTGCCCCCGCCCAGGAGCAGGGCAGAGAAGCTGGCTTTCAAGCCTGGGCGCGTGGATCTCCTGCAGGGCCCGCGGAGAGACAGTAGCGAAGCTACACCCACCATCCTTACCCTGCAGGACCTCATCGGGGGGGAAAAAGAGCTAGCTGCAGGGAGGCTGGGAGTGATGGCGCTCTGA
- the LOC115114871 gene encoding SUN domain-containing ossification factor-like isoform X1, with protein MMKKRLWRVMSACLLVLLLCWHPTKYVSCTEQPPEAQTQSLKEDPGDRSHHKGVVQLEDGWGSQYVQHLSEEEVLPEGEEVETQQRGLAEEEGAGTPSTEVENKEHVQTLDLEDSEKEPETAEPEAEPETAEPEAEPETAEPEAEPETAEPETAEPETAEPETAEPEAEQPPPEPVVTQELQPTPTSDLFPLSSALNPVTEDPSMPHGSSSSVPEDTLSDVPVPEFSDTDLATDDCEAGETNPFDESWTCLSSGSNIQDQSPSLPVVLEKLNNAQGKGTKTDNTSHMLKERGLSSHIATEKDPNVATKDAEDIPTFDEWKKKILEKENTLATHISTNGGSHAVKKVQKNFNNYASVECGAKILGSNPEAKSTSAILMESMDHYMLNPCSNKIWFIIELCDPIQVKQLDIANFELFSSTPKDFLVSISDRYPTNKWVKLGTFHAREERTVQSFPLDEHLYAKYVKMFTKYIKVELVSHHGSEHFCPLSLIRVFGTSMVEEYEEIADPLDRPDDQDDDLDYPPGYVPAEDKASNDLIGSAKDVILNMVNNIKVNVLGGGPGEGNFSGQTVNLTVVTSSDPDTTTLSPVPDAVEVEQPEVLEDPDVTTTEEPKPEHVTEEEQVVSPIEEEEVQSIVTMLEEEEDGREREEHRCPGHREKESLDYCGPSSSSSCSCSASLQEYLVHQCSFQRNYTSQERKPEATPAPVTPTTPSQQLPISPTPTQTPQHSHTQGEQPQEREPSSAHGEREARPTDTPPHLPWVETEAVEEVEPSMELPHLEPSQTSTLPRPSSTDTSSSAARPTPAVAPPLHTLSKDLPGQKHPITGAEKSQEVQQGEMRQPLTVASSSDPVEQSWGTPVEERPCPEVQPVEQDNIPVIHQPHVADPLPPPLLTTSTPTEQQQPLGSPLTPAGAGGGNTTPEEQNSVPVVVMTEPPSHGHGQAVATETKGEAELVEDIVFTPSPNGNGQQLPRPTSFQPPSPSPLDFYAELHNATEQWNGNPMHGSTSQKESVFMRLNNRIKALEMNMSLSGRYLEQLSQRYRRQMEEMQRAFNQTIIKLQNTSRKAEEQDQRQTESIHSLQGQLEDVTQLVLNLSVRVSQLQSQVTDRQSYLLLCLVLCLILGLLLCFQHCRMAAMQPPSTDPPITYSYCSPERRFSEYEDMSLKRRASYPLLHSDSFQLPTTEGAESLQTVEPINFPPANKKKRSKMKTVETLKSTAFCSPLLANRAPIYNSRGTIDPLPRTGHLRHPAFRDPPSEGSSEGSSQSEEPSFCGLAPATCTRLCDGLPPPRSRAEKLAFKPGRVDLLQGPRRDSSEATPTILTLQDLIGGEKELAAGRLGVMAL; from the exons ATGATGAAGAAGAGATTGTGGCGAGTTATGTCAGCGTGCCTACTTGTGTTATTACTGTGTTG GCACCCCACTAAATATGTTAGCTGCACAGAGCAACCCCCAGAGGCTCAGACCCAGAGTCTGAAGGAAGATCCTGGCGACAGGTCCCATCACAAG GGTGTTGTTCAGTTAGAGGATGGCTGGGGGTCACAGTATGTCCAGCACCTATCTGAAGAGGAGGTGCtgccagagggagaggaggtggagacacAGCAGCGGGGCctagcagaggaggagggggcGGGGACTCCAAGCACTGAGGTGGAGAACAAGGAGCATGTTCAG ACGTTGGACCTGGAGGATTCTGAgaaggagccagagacagcagaaccagaggccgagccagagacagcagaaccagaggccgagccagagacagcagaaccagaggccgagccagagacagcagaacCAGAGACAGCAGAACCAGAGACAGCAGAACCAGAGACAGCAGAACCAGAGGCCGAGCAGCCACCTCCAGAGCCCGTTGTCACCCAAGAGCTGCAGCCAACACCCACCTCTGACCTATTCCCTCTATCCTCTGCCCTCAACCCCGTCACTGAAGACCCCTCCATGCCCCATGGCTCATCCTCTAGTGTACCAGAGGATACTTTGTCTGATGTCCCTGTACCGGAATTCAGCGATACTGATCTTGCCACAGACGACTGTGAAGCTGGAGAAACCAACCCCTTTGATGAATCCTGGACCTGCCTGAGTAGCGGCTCCAACATCCAGGACCAGAGTCCCAG TCTTCCTGTTGTCCTGGAGAAACTTAACAACGCTCAAGGAAAAGGCACCAAGACCGACAACACCTCCCACATGCTGAAAGAACGG GGCTTGAGCTCACACATCGCCACGGAGAAGGATCCTAATGTGGCAACCAAGGATGCGGAGGACATCCCCACCTTTGACGAGTGGAAGAAGAAAATTCTGGAGAAGGAGAACA CTCTGGCCACTCACATCTCCACCAACGGCGGCTCCCACGCTGTAAAGAAGGTGCAGAAGAACTTCAACAACTATGCCTCAGTGGAGTGTGGCGCCAAGATCCTGGGTTCTAACCCAGAGGCTAAG AGTACTTCAGCCATATTAATGGAGAGCATGGATCATTACATGTTAAACCCCTGCAGCAACAAGATCTG gttcatCATCGAGCTGTGCGATCCCATCCAGGTGAAGCAGTTGGACATTGCTAACTTTGAGCTCTTCTCCTCCACACCCAAAGACTTCCTGGTCTCCATCAGTGACAG GTACCCGACCAACAAGTGGGTGAAGCTGGGCACTTTTCATGCTCGGGAGGAGCGCACTGTTCAGAGTTTCCCTCTGGACGAGCACCTGTACGCCAAATATGTCAAG ATGTTCACCAAGTACATAAAG GTGGAGCTGGTCTCTCACCATGGATCTGAACACTTCTGCCCCCTTAGTCTCATAAG GGTTTTTGGAACGAGTATGGTGGAGGAGTATGAGGAGATCGCTGACCCCCTGGACAGACCAGACGACCAGGATGACGACCTCG ATTATCCTCCTGGATACGTTCCTGCAGAGGACAAGGCTTCAAATGACCTCATAGGATCAGCCAAGG ACGTCATTCTGAACATGGTGAACAACATTAAAGTCAACGTGCTGGGAGGAGGACCAGGTGAAGGGAACTTCTCAGGCCAGACAGTGAACCTGACTGTCGTTACATCATCTGACCCTGACACCACCACCCTCAGCCCAGT GCCTGACGCTGTAGAGGTGGAGCAGCCTGAAGTACTAGAGGACCCTGATGTCACTACCACAGAGGAACCCAAACCAGAGCATGTAACTGAAGAGGAGCAGGTAGTCTCTcctatagaggaggaggaggtccagTCTATAGTCACCAtgctggaggaggaagaggatgggagggagagagaggagcaccgTTGCCCTGGCCATCGAGAGAAAGAAAGCCTTGACTACTGTGgcccatcttcctcctcttcttgctCCTGCTCAGCCTCCCTCCAGGAGTACCTCGTTCACCAGTGTTCCTTTCAGAGAAACTATACCAGCcaggagaggaaaccagaggCTACTCCAGCTCCAGTCACCCCCACCACCCCGTCACAGCAGCTGCCCATCTCCCCCACGCCCACCCAGACACCCCAGCATTCACACACTCAGGGGGAACAACCCCAGGAGAGAGAGCCCAGCTCTGCCCATGGGGAGAGAGAAGCCAGGCCCACTGACACCCCACCACACCTTCCATGGGTTGAGACTGAGGCAGTGGAAGAGGTAGAGCCCAGTATGGAGCTGCCCCACCTAGAGCCCAGCCAGACCtccaccctgcccagacccagcTCCACCGACACCTCCAGCTCTGCCGCCAGGCCCACACCTGCCGTGGCGCCTCCACTCCACACCTTATCCAAAGACCTGCCTGGGCAGAAGCACCCCATCACTGGGGCAGAGAAAAGCCAGGAGGTGCAGCAGGGGGAGATGAGGCAGCCTCTCACTGTCGCCAGCTCCAGTGACCCAGTGGAGCAGAGCTGGGGAACCCCTGTAGAGGAGAGGCCCTGTCCTGAAGTCCAGCCTGTAGAACAAGACAACATCCCGGTCATCCACCAACCACATGTGGCTGATccactccccccacccctcctcactACCTCCACCCCCACAGAGCAGCAACAGCCTCTGGGATCCCCACTTACACCAGCGGGTGCCGGCGGCGGCAACACTACTCCTGAGGAGCAGAACTCTGTCCCCGTCGTGGTCATGACGGAGCCCCCCTCGCATGGCCATGGCCAGGCCGTGGCCACAGAAACCAAGGGGGAGGCGGAGCTTGTGGAGGACATTGTCTTCACCCCGTCGCCCAATGGCAACGGGCAGCAGCTGCCTCGCCCCACCTCCTTCCagcccccctctccttcccctttagACTTCTATGCAGAGCTCCACAACGCCACTGAGCAGTGGAACGGGAACCCGATGCACGGCTCCACCAGCCAGAAGGAGTCTGTGTTCATGAGGCTCAACAACCGAATCAAGGCCCTGGAGATGAACATGTCGCTGAGCGGACGCTACCTAGAGCAACTCAGCCAGAG GTACCGAAGGCAGATGGAAGAGATGCAGAGGGCTTTCAACCAAACCATCATCAAACTGCAGAACACATCCAGGAAGGCAGAGGAGCAG gaccagagacagacagagtccaTCCATTCGTTGCAGGGCCAACTGGAGGACGTCACACAGCTGGTGCTCAACCTGTCTGTGAGAGTCAGCCAGCTGCAGAGCCAG gtgacagacaggcagagtTACCTCCTGCTGTGCCTGGTGTTGTGTTTGATCCTGGGCCTTCTGCTGTGTTTCCAGCACTGTCGCATGGCTGCCATGCAGCCTCCCTCCACAGACCCTCCTATAACCTACAGCTACTGCTCCCCAGAGAG gCGGTTCTCTGAATATGAAGACATGAGCTTGAAGAGACGAGCCTCATATCCTCTCCTGCACTCTGATTCCTTCCAGTTACCTACCACTGAAG GTGCAGAGTCACTGCAAACTGTTGAACCAATCAATTTTCCACCAGCTAATAAAAAG AAACGCAGTAAGATGAAGACCGTGGAGACCCTGAAGAGCACTGCTTTCTGTTCTCCTTTGCTTGCTAACCGAGCACCCATATATAACAGCCGTGGCACCATAGACCCTCTACCCCGCACGGGGCATCTCCGCCACCCTGCCTTCAGGGACCCCCCCTCTGAGGGCAGCTCTGAGGGCTCCTCCCAGTCAGAAGAGCcctccttctgtggcctcgctCCTGCCACCTGCACGCGCCTCTGTGACGGCCTGCCCCCGCCCAGGAGCAGGGCAGAGAAGCTGGCTTTCAAGCCTGGGCGCGTGGATCTCCTGCAGGGCCCGCGGAGAGACAGTAGCGAAGCTACACCCACCATCCTTACCCTGCAGGACCTCATCGGGGGGGAAAAAGAGCTAGCTGCAGGGAGGCTGGGAGTGATGGCGCTCTGA